A part of Cannabis sativa cultivar Pink pepper isolate KNU-18-1 chromosome 6, ASM2916894v1, whole genome shotgun sequence genomic DNA contains:
- the LOC115724709 gene encoding auxin-responsive protein SAUR21: MAFGLPSFVKGKKALQRSLSGIKEAALKSKTIPKGYFAVYVGEEQKKRYVVPLSYLNEPAFQELLNMAEEEFGYDHPMGGLTIPCREDIFIELTSQLN, encoded by the coding sequence ATGGCATTTGGATTGCCTAGTTTTGTTAAGGGCAAGAAGGCTCTCCAAAGATCGCTTTCGGGAATTAAAGAAGCTGCTTTGAAGTCCAAAACTATTCCGAAAGGCTACTTTGCAGTCTACGTTGGAGAGGAGCAAAAGAAGCGTTATGTAGTACCTCTTTCGTACCTAAACGAGCCTGCGTTTCAAGAATTGTTAAACATGGCTGAAGAAGAGTTCGGATATGATCATCCAATGGGTGGACTCACAATTCCATGCAGAGAAGACATCTTCATTGAACTCACTTCTCAGTTGAATTGA